Part of the Williamwhitmania sp. genome, CCGGAACAGTATCACCTTTGATGGTGAAAACCTCATTGTTCTGAATGTAAACAAGCGGATTACGAGCGCCAGCATAGTCCAGCGTGCGGCCATGGTTACTGAGCACACAAAGGGCCATTTCCATACCGTCTCGGTTTTCGTTTTTATACTGCTTAAGCATGAAACGAACAGATCGATGCATTTCGTTGAGAATCTCATCGGCCCTTGAAGCACCCGTTCGTGTGATATTCTCCAAAAGGTTCACCCCAATCATGCTCATAAAAGCGCCTGGAACACCATGACCAGTACAATCGGCAGCCGTAATGAAAAACTTTTGATCGTTATCCTCCGGTTGGTCTTGGTTTAGCATGTATCTAATGGACGGATGCGACTTTGCAAACCAGTAAAAGTCACCACTAACCACATCGCGAGGTTTTAGAAAAATGAACGATTCGGGAATAATCTTGTGCAAGCTCTCCTCCGTTGGCAGCAAGGCCTCCTGAATACGTTGAGCATAGGAGATGCTACCGTTTATATTATCGTTTTGCTTGCGAATCTGCACAAATGCCTTGGAGAGCTCCTCGTTTTTGGCCTCAATTTCGTCACGCTGAGCGGCAATTTCACCATTTTGTTTTTCGAGCAAATGGTTGGCCCTACGTTTTTGATTGTAGCCGTATAGGACAAGTCCTGCAAGAAGAAGTAGAATAAGCCCTATTCCAATGATGACATTGCGGATAATTGCCTGTGTTCTGAGCGTGGCAGCCTGCAGCTCCTTTTCCTTGCTTAATAGGCCTATTTGAAGCTGCTTTTCTATTGAAACCTTCTCCACTTGGTGAAGTGCTGCTTTGGTGGTGCTGAGGACCTGCTTTTGACTTAGAAGTTCCTCCTCTGTTAATTTTTTTTGTTCAACTACTTGCGAAACAGTTTGGTTGGCCTCCTTTACCTCCTCATCCTTCTTGTCCATCTGGTCTTTCTGAATCTTATGGCTAAAAGAGGTGTAGAGGTCGAAATACTGAGTCGCTTTACTTTCATCTCCCAGCTGACGCTCACACTCAGCAAGCAATCCGTAGGTATTTCGGATTAAGTTTATATCGTTTAGTTCTCGGGCAAGAGCATTGGCCTCGGTAAGCGCAATAACGGCCTCCTTCTGCTTTCCAATCTCCATTTGAGCCGAAGCAATATTTATAAGCATGCCAACTATGTCTGGCTTTTTCTGCAGCTGGCGGTTGATTGCCAAACTTTTCTGGAACCAGCCAATGGCCTTATCGTAGCTCTCCTGGTTGGCAGAGATCACACCAAGGTTTCCGTATATGGAGCGTAGGGCATTGGTGTTGCCAATCTTCTCATTCATATTGGCAGCCTTTAGAAAGTAATCGGTTGCGCTTTTGGATTGGTTATTTGCCCAGTAAGAGTTGGCTACTTTACCATAGTACATAGATGCCTCGGCATAGCTTCCACTGCTCTCGCTTGCCTTGCCTTGAGCAATGTTTTGATCAATTGCATTTTGAACTTCGGGGGTTAGGTTTTGACCCACCAATGGTGTTTGCAACAGTAGGCCAAATGATACGCAATAAATAATCAAAAACGACCTTCTTATTTTGATCATAGGCTTCACTATTAATTACTTTAAATCGAGACATAGGTAAAGGGAATATCGCACATTCGTTCCATCTCATTTCCCTCATCAAGGGCATCCTCATCCTCACTGCTGTACACCCACATTATCTTCACCGTATTTCCATGCTCCTTGACGCTATCCAGAATCTCCAATATCTCAATGATTCGTTTGGCTGAGGCCGAATTCATATAGGTGATTTGCATTGTAAAGGTTGTAACCTCACAGGGTTCCTCTGCATACTTCCGAACCCAGCCAATGGCGTGGTGGTAATACTCAAAGGCATCATCGGGAAGCGATTTTCCCGAAATGGTCAGTTCTCCTGTCTTGCCATTGAAATCTATTGAAGGAGTGTCCTCCCTTCCTATAACGCTAAATTTTATTTCTGCACTATTTAACATAAGCTCCGATATGTTGATACAGTTTACTTAATCCTACAAAAATAGTTTCGATCATTCAATTAGTGGAAAATATGAACAACTAAATTGGTGATATTAGTCACCCATCTGCCTCGGGTCTATTTCCAATTCGCTTACGCCATTAATTCTCACTTTCGGAAGGCCGACCGCTACCGTCTTGTTAGCCTCCACGTTGTTAACAATGTTGGCCAAAGCATCAAGTTTCCCAAACGACAAACAATAACTAATATTTGGAGTATACGCCACCAAAAGAGTCATGCCTGCTTCACCAAACCAAAAATATGAAAAGCCTTCAACCTCAAAAATAGGAGTTTAAAGGCAGGAATGGGTATACCTATCCCCATAAATTTACGAGAGTAAGCTAATTGCTGATGCAGAAACAACAATAGCCGCCAAAATCGTTCATTATTTTACAACATCAAATATTTATCAAGTTATAGAAATCCACTATCTTTAGCAAACGAAATCATGGCACGGGAATTCATCACCAAGATTTAACAGAAAATCATTAACCCATGTTCTACCTTCAATGCAACCGCTGTAACCACCTCAACGAAGTAAAATCGGAATATCAGGTGATGTGCGAAAAGTGTGGCGCTAAGATGAAAAACACTTATGCACAGTGGAAAATTTCTCGACCAAACGGAACGTTCGACAGCTACTTAGCGGAATGCTGCATAAGCAAAGATCGACTGAATGAACAGCAGCAGGCTGCATCGAAAATTGAGCAGGAGAAGCGCAAAACTTACACCATAGCCTGGATTCTGGGTGCCGTTGCCATCGTTTTTATTGGGCTCACAGCAGCATTCTATGGTAAGGCCATCACTGAAGTGTTTAGCCAGTGGCTCAGAACAAGCAACGGAATGGTTTGGACATACCAAGAAGTGGGTACCGAAGGGCTGGAACTCAACTTCCCCAAAACCTTTGAGGAGACCGACGCCATTGCCAACCACATGCCTCCCGCAGCGAAGGCTCATTTCTCTAAGATTGAAACGCACATTGCCGGCTTTAATAAGGAATTTATTGCCTTAGCCATTACCATGGTTACCACTGAACCTGACTCGGGAAACTTGAAGAATTATGCGCAGATGGGGCTCTCCATTATGGGCAATACCCCCAATGCACAAGAATATACAACACAAGAATACCAGATAAACGGATACCCCGCCATTCTTCTAAAGGGAACCTATCCCGTTGATAATAAAAGTCGTGGGTTCCAGCTGGTGCTCACCGGCTCGGGAACAAACTATTGGATGGTGCTGGTGATTTACCCTGGTCACGATAACGATGCGGAGCGAATTGCGGATAGGCTAATTAAATCGACTAGAATTAAGAGGGATTAGGAGAGGTTTCTTGTTTGCCTTCGGTGAACTCCCTTCGGTCGGT contains:
- a CDS encoding SpoIIE family protein phosphatase, which codes for MIKIRRSFLIIYCVSFGLLLQTPLVGQNLTPEVQNAIDQNIAQGKASESSGSYAEASMYYGKVANSYWANNQSKSATDYFLKAANMNEKIGNTNALRSIYGNLGVISANQESYDKAIGWFQKSLAINRQLQKKPDIVGMLINIASAQMEIGKQKEAVIALTEANALARELNDINLIRNTYGLLAECERQLGDESKATQYFDLYTSFSHKIQKDQMDKKDEEVKEANQTVSQVVEQKKLTEEELLSQKQVLSTTKAALHQVEKVSIEKQLQIGLLSKEKELQAATLRTQAIIRNVIIGIGLILLLLAGLVLYGYNQKRRANHLLEKQNGEIAAQRDEIEAKNEELSKAFVQIRKQNDNINGSISYAQRIQEALLPTEESLHKIIPESFIFLKPRDVVSGDFYWFAKSHPSIRYMLNQDQPEDNDQKFFITAADCTGHGVPGAFMSMIGVNLLENITRTGASRADEILNEMHRSVRFMLKQYKNENRDGMEMALCVLSNHGRTLDYAGARNPLVYIQNNEVFTIKGDTVPVGGSQKESRREFTQHTINIDKPTCCYIFSDGLLDQFGGPDSVKYTSRRLREFLLEIHRLPMEEQKVHLEEMLSKWMGLSEPQLDDILVMGFKLGDPMFPVNIV
- a CDS encoding DUF1987 domain-containing protein, whose amino-acid sequence is MLNSAEIKFSVIGREDTPSIDFNGKTGELTISGKSLPDDAFEYYHHAIGWVRKYAEEPCEVTTFTMQITYMNSASAKRIIEILEILDSVKEHGNTVKIMWVYSSEDEDALDEGNEMERMCDIPFTYVSI